Below is a genomic region from Rosa chinensis cultivar Old Blush chromosome 5, RchiOBHm-V2, whole genome shotgun sequence.
AAGGTTAAAGTTTTACATATATCCACTTAAGTGTGAAAGAGGTTGCTAGagatggatcaagttgtgaagTTGAGAGCTAAAGCCACCAAGTCCATacggttaaaaaaaaaaaaaaatgaaatcacaGAAAACATTACACTCTATCAACTTCAACCaattaaaaattacaaatgAGTGCCAAAATTttgcaacattttttttttctttttgaaaatgtCATGAATAACTGCTGGTCTCAAATTCCTCTAGCAAAAGTAATTTCATAGCACACAGATCAAAATGCATAGTACTtggaggtaaaaaaaaatataaaaaaaattcaatgtaTATGAGCAATTTCAAATCAGCCCTGAACTGATCTTAAGATTTTCTCCTCTTGCTTAATCATATATGCATGCAATAATAAGCATAGCTTCCTCTATATGATGGACAAATTTACCATATGTGTTCAAGGTCTTAATTTCAAGTTCTTAATGCAGAACACTTCATCCCAAAGATTGCTCCATAAGATGTCAAAGGTGCACAAATTTACAACACTGACgaattcatgaaattttgaaatgactAAAACTGAAAACATTGTAAACTGAACTTGGAAACCTATCAAATGACCTTTGCTGTATTTTTTGAggttgaaataaaataaaacataatccTTGAAACATAGCCCAAAAGTGCAAGCTGAAAATTGCATTGGCTTGAAACAAATGAAACAAAGATCATTCTAATCAGAACTACAGGTTGACTATTAAATCACAActataaaaaaatgaaacaaagatCAACTTGGATCGTGATTTCTGCAGAATGATACTATATTACTCAATGGAAAGCAGACAACAAAGAAGTAGATTTCAGGCCTGTGTATGAAATCAAAACCTGTAACTAAGTGAGGTTTGCAGTGCAGACCAAGTATTTATGATCAGTGATGCTAATTCATTAATTGTGGTCCACCATTTCCTCGCTTCTTATGATTACAATACAGTTCGCTTCTCATCTAGATGAGCGAACAATTACATGGAACATAAGATCATCCAAATCAACCCTTCACAAATAAATGGTTCAAGTGACGAAGAAAGTAGGCATCTTCACAAAATGACCACTGAACatataaaaaaaggaaattgcATAGAACTGGAACTTACTCGGTCCGCAGCTGCCTGTAGGGTCTGCTGATCTCCCCACTCCCCTTTTCTAGTAACAGttacatatttaaaaaaaaaaattataattagttTAGCTTTAAGTAACAATTAGATACAAATGCAAGTGTCCCATACTTTGCAGTAAAAATCAATAGGCATGAAAGAAGATATCTAACTTTTTCATCTTCCTCAGGTAAATTTTGCACTTCATCAGGACATAAGCTTAATTTTCAAATGTCTAATGTTTAAAACACTAATATCTAAAGCTGCCATAAAATTTAGATTAAGCAGATTATGCCTAAAGCTTTAAAATTAGATTATTCAATCAGATTGGTATTGATTCTCAAATATCTAATATTTAAAACACTAATGTCTAAAGCTGCCACAAAATTTACAGTAAGCAAGTTATGCCTAAACCTTTAAAATGACTATGATTCAAAACGTTTCAAGCTATGTCTCTGGTGTTtaccaatttcaaaattttaattAGATGACGGCTCatttttgatttgggtaacAACAATCTTGTCAAATAAAAGCACAAATAATTCTCAATCTCTATGAAAGTcttaaaacaaaaaccaacTTTAAAATCATAAACTCACAAATCAAGGAAATTAAATAAACTGCTAAACACCAAGAACATAACTTGAAACCTCTCCAATCAATCATCAACAACCCTAAACCCGCAGACAAACAAAAACGcacaaacccatatcaattcaaaaccacCAACAACAACAGACCCAATCAAAAACCATAGAACCCAATCTGAAACCAAATACCATTATCGGTGACAACAAAATTCTGACCATTTAACGAAAGAAAGAATCCCAACCAAGCAAAAAATATGatgagaacaaaagaaaaacctgAACCTGCCCCAAAAACTCAATATCGTTGCTGCTTGATCCAAACCCAACCCAATTCCTTCGTCTTCGATCATCCAGTAAACTCACGACCGGTAGATTCTGGAGAGCGAAAATATATAACCCAAGGGCAGAACCGGCATTTTACTGCCAAACGAACAGACAGAGCAAGGGCATAATCGACATTTCACTATTTTTTAAACTGTTAAATGAACGGTAAGTCTCCTTTAGTCCAAAGGAACGAAACATAAACCTGGACGTGTTCCTTGCATTGTGGCGATCGACAGTGGCTTCTGCTGGAAAACAGAGGTCGTTGGTTCTTAACTGTCAAACACCCACTCTCCTTGaacatcctctctctctcttagctAGTCCATATCACTAGCTAGTAGTAGTTTTCCATAGATAGATAATGCCGAGGCCAAATGTTTCTCGTCTAGGTAAGAGAGACTCCGGCGACGTTGATGACTCCCTCCGTGACTCTAAACGGCCTCGTCCGGACCTCCCTGAGATACTTGTACGAGTAGCTGACATGCCCAGGTGGAGTCGAAAAGCCTTTGACGGGATCCATGAGCTGAACAGGGTGGATAGTATTGTTTATGATACTGCCCTGTTTGAGACCGACAACATCCTCCTGAGTGCTCCAACTGGACCCGGGGAAGGTAATGTTGCCATCCTCACCATTCTCCAGCAGTTCAGTATAAATATGGATAGATGTGATGATTATAGTGTAAATCACAGAGGGTACAAAGTATTGTATTTGGCTTCTGCTACAGCTATTGTTCGTAAGGTGGTGGCACATTTGAGTGCAAGATTGAGGTCTTTTGGTGCCAAGGTGAAAGAAATGAGTGGTCATGACCAGACCCTCACTCACTCACAGATTGAAGAGACTCAGATTATTGTCACAACTCCTAAGGATTGGGAAATGATCACAAGAAAGTTTGGAGAACACACTTGTACACTGGTCATTATTGATGGAGTTCACCTTCTCCACTCTACTAGAGGCCCCGTTCTTGAAAGCATTGTTGCTAGAACGGTTAGGATGCTGGAGACCACCAAGAAACATACCCGATTGGTGGGTTTATCTGCTGTGTTCCCCAACTATGAAGACGTGGCGCGATTCTTGCGTGTTGATGATAATGGTCTTTTTAATTTTGACAATAGTTGCAGACCTGTTCCTCTTTCTCTCAAGTGTGTTGGAATGGAGGATAGAAACCCACTGAGTAGGTTTCAATTGATGAATCAACGCTGTTATGAAAACGTGATAGCTGTGCCAGGAAATCATCCTGttcttatttttgtccactcagagAACCAGACAGTCGAAACAGCTCGCTATATAAGGGATACCGCAGTTGCTAATGGTACCATTGATGCATTTAAGAAAGAAGGCAGTGTGACCATTCTTCAAAGTAGTATTAATTCGGCTGAGAGCAACGATCTTAAAGACCTTCTGCCATATGGTATTGCTTTTCATCATGCGGGGTTGAGCAGGGATGAATGCCAAAAAATTGAGGAGCTCTTTGCTGATGGGCGTATACAGGTTTTGGTTTCTACTGCAACACTCGCTTGGGGTGTGAATGTTCGAGCTCATACTGTGATAATAAGAGGAACTCAGGTGTATGATCCAGAGAAGGGTGCATGGGCTGAAATAAGTACTCTGGATGTTATGCAGATGTTAAGTCTTGCAGGAAGACCTCAGTATGATTCAATTGGAGAAGGGGTAATCATTACCGAAGACGACAAACAACAGGACTACTTATCTTTGTTAAACCAAGGAGTTCCTATTCAAAGTTATTTCAGGTCCAGTTTGGAAGATCAATTGAATGCTGAAATCGTCCTTGGGACTGTCAAAAATTTCAGTGAAGCTTGTACATGGTTACAATACACTTACCTGTATGTTCAATGGGAACGTGATCAGAGACTCTGGGGCTTGGAAGCTGCTGATCTACCAAGAGATGTTACATTGAAGGAGAAGGTACAAGACTTGGTCATTTCACCTGAGTCcttcatttcctttttttttttctttatgtttgtgtGCCTTGTTGTCTTTTATTCAATCTTGATAGAAGTGAAGTTTATATGTGTTCTTGCTGGGTTAATATCTGATTTTGTTTGCTGACTTATTTGTATTTTGTTCTCGCTGTTCTAAATCTTGATATTTTACTTTTTCATGTCCCAGTTTCTATCTCTTATGGATATCTAATGTTGTCTTACCCTGTTGTTTTCAGATCACTACTGCTGCAAGCATGTTGGCCAGTAAAAAGTTGATCGAGTATGATGAGAAAAGTGGATATTTCCAGGTTACAGACTTGGGTAGAATTGCTAGCTATTACTACATAACTCATACAACAATATCTGCATATTACAAGCATGTGGAGCCAACAATGGAAGGCATCGAGTTTTATCAATTATTCTCCTCTAGTGAGGAATTTAAGTATGTCACTGTTCGGCAGGATGAAAAGATGGAACTAGAATCATTGAATATCGATTTTCGAGTCAAGGAAAGCCTTGAAGAGGCCAGTGGCAAGATTAATGTTTTGTTGCAAGCATATATTTCACAGAAGAAGCTTGAAGAGCTTTCATTGACATATGACATGGTTTACATTACTCAGGTTTGTACTGTCGATGCTGCTCTTACTTTCCTGTTTGTTACTTGAGCTACCGTTACTGAAGCTTGCTCTTCAGAAAGTATTTTTCTAATCTTGTCGTTCTGTTTATTATCTGAAAAGATTTTCACTCCAGTTGGTCTGGCTTGCTATTCTTGGCCTTCATTAATTTGTCTGTTTTTTCTCTTAcctatttgttttcttttggtcagTGTGCTGAGCGTTTTCTACGAGCTCTTTTTGAGATTATTGTGTTGAAATGTGGAAGAGCTCAACTAGCTGTACAGGCTTTGAACTTGTGTAAAATGGTTAACAAGAGGATGCGGAGTACCGAAGCACCAATTGAGATAAAGCTTGCAGCATCAGTGCAACCAATTACTCGCACTGTATTAAGGGTTGAGCTTACTATTAGTACACCAGACTTCCCATGGGAGGATGGAGTTCATGGATGTGCAGAGCCATTTTGGTTAATAGTGGAAGGTAACAAACAATCTATTCATCATGAATATTTTCTGCTCAAGAATGAGGATCACACATTGAACTTTACAGTGGAAATTCCCGAAGAGGTGGAACCTCAATACGTCATTCACGTGGTGTCTGATAGGTGGGTTCATCAAGAAACTAGTGTGAATCTTAATGTTGAGCACCTTCAGTTACCTGAAAAAAATCCTCCACCTACAGAGTTGGCGGGTTTGAATCAAATTCCTGTGACTGAATTAATGAATCAAGATTATGAAGCTTTGTATGATCTTGAGCATTTTAATCATGTCCAGAGTATGGTCTTCAAACGTCTTTATTACTCCGATGACAATGTCTTGGTTGCTGCACCAACAGGGTGTGGCAAGATTATATGTGCAGAGTTTGCTGTATTGCGGAATCATCAGAAGGATGGTGACAAGATGCGTGTTGTGTATATTACAGCTATGGAATGTCTTGCTAAAGAACGGCACACTGACTGGCAGAGGAGATTCGGAAGATCATCAGATGGTCTCGGGCTGTGTGTTGTTGAATTAACAGGAGACACAGTCACCGACTTGGAACTACTTCAGAAAGGTCAGATTATTATCAGCACTCCTGAGAAATGGGATGCTTTGTCTCGGAGCAAGAAAGGGAGGGGGCATGCTCAAGAGGTTAGTCTTTTTATTATAGATGAAGTTCACTTGATTGTGGGTAAAGATGGCCCAGTTTTTGAAAATATAGTCTCTAGGATGAGATACATATCAAGTAAAGGTTCGAAGAAGATCCGGATTGTGGCTTTGTCCACTTCTCTTGCAAATGCAAATGATGTTGGAGAATGGATAGGGGCTACCTCTCATGACCTTTTCAATTTTGCTCCTGATGCGCGCCCAGTGCCACTGGAATTACACATTCAGGGGGTGGATTTAGCTAATTTTCAAACAGTGATGAATGCACTGGCAAAGCCAACACACACTGCAATTGTTCAACATGGGAAACCTGCTCTTGTGTATGTTCCTATGGGGAAACATGTGCAAGTAACAGCTCTGGATCTGGTGACTTACTCGGATGCAGATGGTGGTGGTACACCATCATTTTCAGAATGGATAATGGAGTCCATAGAGAACATTAGTGATAAAACTTTGAGACGCACTTTGAGCCATGGAGTAGGCTACTTGCATGAAGACTTAACCACTTACGATCAAAACATAGTGTCAGAACTTTTTAAAGCTGACCATATTCAAGTGTGTGTCATGAGTGGTTCAATGTGTTGGGAAGTGCCTTTGTCTGCCCGCTTGGTGGTTGTGATGGGAACCCAATATGATGACcaggaaaattttcattttgaatACCCTGTTACTGATCTATTGCAGATGATGGATCATGCTGGTCGCCATAGGAGTGGTGTATCTGGGAAATGTGTCATCTTCTGCCAAGCTTCTCGCAAAGCATTCTACATGAAGTTCTTAAAGGAAGCACTCCCTGTTGAAAGCCGCTTGCACCATTACCTACATGATTATCTAAATGCAGAAGTTGTAGCAGGAATAATTAAGAAGAAGCAAGATGTTGCTGATTACCTCAAACAGACCTTCTTGTACCAGAGGCTTAAGCAAAATCCAAGATATTATAATCTACAGGGGGATCTTTCTGATTACCTCTCACAGCTTGTTACAGATACACTGAGGGAGTTGGAAAAAAGAAGGTTAATCTCTATAGAGAATGGCGAGGATCTTTTACCTTTGTCTTGTGGTAGGATTTGTTCAGACTACTACATCAGATATACTACCGTTGAGCATTTCAGACGTACCTTAACTTCAGAAACAAAGATGAAGGGTCTTCTTGAGATTCTAGCTCATGCTTCAGAGTATTCACAACTTTCTCTACTTCCCGGAGAAGAAGAGCTGATTCAAAGGTTGATTAACCAACAGAGATTTTCCATTGAGATTCCCAACTGCAGAAATCCTCATGTCAAAGCAAATGCTCTGCTTCAGGCCTATTTCTCAAGGAATGAAGTGGGTGGGAACCTATCATCGGACCAGCGTCAGGTCCTCCTTTCTGCAAGTAGGTTGCTGCCTGCAATGGTCTGGATCATTTACAGAAGGGGCTGGCTACAACTTGCTCTCCTAGCTATGAGAGTCAGCCAGATGGTCACTCAAGGAATGTGGGAATATGACTCGATGCTTCTACAGCTTCCCCACTTTACAAAGGAAATGGTAGAGAGATGCCAGCACAATGAGGGAAAGAGGATAAACACTGTATCTGATTTGGTGAACATGAAGAAGGATGAGAGGCATGCACTACTTGAGACCATACTTGAGATGACAGATAACGAGATGGAGGATATTGAAAGATATTGCAGACATTTTCCCAGCAATAAACTGACAAAACTTAAATTTCGGAAGAATGAAAGGGCCGGGGAAATAATAACTTTGGAGATTGAAATAACTACCCATAGACCAGTTGGTGCTGTTGATACTCCAAGGTTTCCAAAGAAGACCAAAGAAGAGGGGTGGTGGCTGGTAGTTGGGGATACCAGTACTAACTCATTGCTTACCATCAAAGAGGTTCCCTTGCAAAAGAAGGCAAAAGTCGAGCTTCAGTTCATGAATTCTGCAATAGCTGGACAGAATCTGGACTTGACCCTATTTTTGATCTCTGATTCACGAATGGGATGCGACAAGGAAAAAAGCTTCACTGTAGCTTGACTGTATATGATTATATCTGAACTGATCTATTTTTGTTCCCTGCGTTGTAGAACTGGAGTTGTTGATGATGAATTGCTTGTTTACAAAGCAGGTGTAATGCAGtttttatctttgtttttgttctcgAACTTGCCTATAGTATCTACTCTTGTTGTTTCTCTTAAACTCCACACCAGCTTTGGGTGAAAGCTGAGTTTACCTTGGCGTAAATTTAGGTAATGTTGATTACTTTTGAAGACGAGAGTTTTCGCCATCCACGTGATTTACGACTAttgtgtttttctttatttgccTTATTTTGCCAGCTCTTTCTTTATCATGAAGCCAAAACTTGATCATGGAAATAAAGCTACCTACAGGTTTTCCGATTTGTCGCATTTTCAAGACTCCTCTTTTGACGAATTCGATCGCCTCCTGTTTCCTCAAACTTCTCTGCAGCTATTGCCTCGGCAAGATGTTGTTAATTGAGCTTTACTATCTCCATCTACACCTACAACTTCAATTCTGGGCACCCTGCACATCATCTGAACGAAAACTGAAGAGAAATTCTTGCTCTCTGATCAATGCTTTCAGTAAAAAAGAATCTTACTTCAAAGAATGACCATGTATAGTAGTCAATGACTAGGGATTAATTTCTTAACTAAATTACTCTCTCTATGAGACCAGAAACTATCGAAGCTTGAAGCACGACATATATATCAACGTGGTGAAAGAATGAATTGAGAAATCAtgtgtgaaaagaaaatatagaaaataCTAAATAGAATGCGTTAATCAATCGAAGTGAAAGCCAATTAAAGTTCTAAACCTTCACGTTAGGTCAAGTCCTGGACTTGGTTTTATCTCTTGAAGAAGAATTTGTCTTCCCCCGGTGCTTAAAGATTTCAATAGCAGACATCTCCCCGGTACTTATGGatccaaaataatttttcaaaacAACAAGGAGAACAAGAAAATGATTTTGATGAACAGTTTATGTAAACGTGACTTTTGCGAACATATGTTCACAATGGATGAACAAGTGTTGCGATAAGGTCGTACTTCTTCTCAAGTAGTCATTGCACTGATTCAATTTCATAccttttcattttctcaaaaataaaataaaataaaataaactgcataccttttcaaaaaaaaaaaaaaattgtttctgATTTATTCGTACAAAAATTATGGAAAATTCTATTTTCCCTTTTCTAAATAAATACTAGCATATGTCCACACTCCATGTGTGTACGTGGGTGATTACGTGCATTTTTCATTgtgttttgctttttttttttttctttcagtaaGAAagtaggtgtttttttttttatttttttttttaaaataaaggCCGATGCAACTGTCCTCAAAgcttcattaatgaaactgttaAATATAAAGGGGGGGGACGTAAAGCTTGAACCTCGAACAATTAGTAACAAGAGAACATCCCAAATAATAATGGGAACTCCCACTAATCCTAGCATTCAAACATGCACCAACTAGTAAGGGTTGACATACTAGATATCTGGGtaactccatttgctttacaatagtgacataccggaaagataaaaCTCATACAAAGCCATAgcaagacattttttttttttgaaaggaagtgGGTAATAAACCAAAGCAGTTTCCTAATTCCTATAGCAATAActacaatttattttattttaatttaattttctaattTAATATTAATGtcctttttttaatatttaagagTTATATCCGTCTAATGTTTTGGTTATGGAGAACGCTCTcttaaaaaattatgaaaaataaatctatttttcttttttttaaataactATAAATGCCGATTATAAAGCGCGACATTATGAGTGTTCTCATTTAAGATTTTGCTCTATATTATCCTGTGGTTTCAAAATGTCCAACTCGGCAGTTTGTGGAAACCATAATGCAACTGAAGTATCAAACAATAAGGcagtttataattttttttgaaacttaAAGAGGCCAAAAGGAAATATACAAAGACTTTGGGGTTTCACGGAACTTCAGTCTTGTAATTAACCTCACTTCTTACAAAGTCTCTACAAGAATTCAAGAAACACTGATTAATGTTTTCACTAGTgttacaaaataaaagaaaaaggaaagtaGACTATTAAATTGAGAATAGATTGCTTGTTTATAGACTTGTATCGAGTAAAAAGAAGTGTGAGTTTTGCCGAATACCATTTGGTATATTTACATGGGTCTCCCTTGTGTCGAGGGCGGCTGGTGCGGTTGCACAAGGTCTCTGAAAATCAGCAGTCTCCGATTTTCAAGTATGTAACAGTATGTTTACCTAAACTATCGTTTGTGTCTTTCTAGTCTAGTTAGAAATGCGTGGAGGAAGGGTCTTTCCTGACCCGGGTTCGAATCACACCATTATTACTCCCTTCCCCCCTcctcctctttctttctttttgtcaatatccccccttttttttgtttaagtaggttacattttttttttcattcctttCCTTTTGTGCGTTTTTTTGCAAGTCAGCAAAAAAGTTACCTTACAAAAGAAACACatgcaaagaaacaaaatagTGAATTGTTAAATGAGGATAATTTTTACattattaaataattttgtcataatatttgttttatcaTATCCATTCTTGTTTTTAAGTCATTATGAAATGAACATAGGGTAGTTCTAGTCTGAccgacaaagagagaaaaagggaaaaaaaaataaaaaaaaagctttTCTTACTTCATCCATTAATATAAGTTACCGAAAatcattaagtaaaaataatcaATTTCAAATGATGTCCCCATCATTTGATACACAAAATAAGTTTTAAAAAATCTGATTTagaatttccttaaactaaatttcGCTGGATATTTTTGTGTAGTTATTAAAGATAAAAAATGTTAACTAAATGAAGGGGTTTCGTCACTTCCTAAACTCTAGCCTTCACAGCTTCGGGTTCTATCAACGGTAGTTGATGTTAATATCAGACGATGTCCTCTCAGTATCTCGCTGCTTTGGTGCAGCTATCCATGGCTGGTCTCTCTTGGCGAGCGTCCAACCTATCCTGACGACATGCATCTTCGATATTGGATCTCGATAATCCGAATGTACTTGTCATTGGAGCAAGTGTCCAGTGGAGGATGGTTTTGTTATGTCAGGGTGGAAGATCCGACCGAGTTGTGGTAGACTAAAAGAGTCTGGAAATCAGATTTAGTTTGGCCGATCTTTGGATGGGAGGTAGTGAATGGATCATGGCCTCTGAGTATGAGTTTGGTGTTGAAGGCGGTGGAACTGGAAGTGAAGCCATGGCTGAGGCATAAAGCTTTGATCTGCAGGAGTAGTGGTGATTGGCGGTGTGCGCCGGTCAGCAGGTGAGGCGGCGAGAGATGGTGTGCACCAATCTGCAAGGCCGACAATGGCTGCGGCGGTGGAGTCTGTAATTGTTGGTGATGTTGATGATGTTTCTGTTATTTGATAGACAAGGATCTGGGTGCACCAGAGGCACCTCTCTGTAACTCTTTTGTATAtttcttatcaaaaaaaaaaaaaaactaaagccTTTTCATAACCATCATGAGTGAAGCTACTGTGGTAGCTTTTCAAAGGCTAAATACTACTGAACAGGTGCAACAAGTACAAATTAAGTGGCTGGTTGTCTGGTTGAAGTGCAACAATGGCGCTTCCTATATTTGTTCTACTAATCGAGGGGGTATGGTAGCTAGTTGTGATTCGTGACCATGCATGCTGGTATGCTGCAATGAGAAAATTTGATCAAGTTGTATCTCCTTATCATGCGGATCTTTTAGCTCTTTATGAAGGTATGAGACTAGTCCAAACCTTGCACTATGACAAAGTAGAGTTTGAAACTGATTGTATTTTGCTTGTTAATGCGTTGAAATAAGAACATACAGACTATTCTAATCTGAGTTTTAGGACTAGTCTTGACATTTTAGAGGGCTGAGCCGAATAACTAAAATGCGCTCttacataaaaaaaatcatataatcGAACAaatgtttttatatataaaaattttATGCATCTATTTTGTATTCTTAAATtacaaaggaaaaaataaattaaacccCTACATTAAcagtaatgaaaaaaaaaaaaaaagtggataGCCACGTATCTTTA
It encodes:
- the LOC112203099 gene encoding DExH-box ATP-dependent RNA helicase DExH12, which translates into the protein MDQVVKLRAKATKSIRVPYFAVKINRHERLVRVADMPRWSRKAFDGIHELNRVDSIVYDTALFETDNILLSAPTGPGEGNVAILTILQQFSINMDRCDDYSVNHRGYKVLYLASATAIVRKVVAHLSARLRSFGAKVKEMSGHDQTLTHSQIEETQIIVTTPKDWEMITRKFGEHTCTLVIIDGVHLLHSTRGPVLESIVARTVRMLETTKKHTRLVGLSAVFPNYEDVARFLRVDDNGLFNFDNSCRPVPLSLKCVGMEDRNPLSRFQLMNQRCYENVIAVPGNHPVLIFVHSENQTVETARYIRDTAVANGTIDAFKKEGSVTILQSSINSAESNDLKDLLPYGIAFHHAGLSRDECQKIEELFADGRIQVLVSTATLAWGVNVRAHTVIIRGTQVYDPEKGAWAEISTLDVMQMLSLAGRPQYDSIGEGVIITEDDKQQDYLSLLNQGVPIQSYFRSSLEDQLNAEIVLGTVKNFSEACTWLQYTYLYVQWERDQRLWGLEAADLPRDVTLKEKVQDLITTAASMLASKKLIEYDEKSGYFQVTDLGRIASYYYITHTTISAYYKHVEPTMEGIEFYQLFSSSEEFKYVTVRQDEKMELESLNIDFRVKESLEEASGKINVLLQAYISQKKLEELSLTYDMVYITQCAERFLRALFEIIVLKCGRAQLAVQALNLCKMVNKRMRSTEAPIEIKLAASVQPITRTVLRVELTISTPDFPWEDGVHGCAEPFWLIVEGNKQSIHHEYFLLKNEDHTLNFTVEIPEEVEPQYVIHVVSDRWVHQETSVNLNVEHLQLPEKNPPPTELAGLNQIPVTELMNQDYEALYDLEHFNHVQSMVFKRLYYSDDNVLVAAPTGCGKIICAEFAVLRNHQKDGDKMRVVYITAMECLAKERHTDWQRRFGRSSDGLGLCVVELTGDTVTDLELLQKGQIIISTPEKWDALSRSKKGRGHAQEVSLFIIDEVHLIVGKDGPVFENIVSRMRYISSKGSKKIRIVALSTSLANANDVGEWIGATSHDLFNFAPDARPVPLELHIQGVDLANFQTVMNALAKPTHTAIVQHGKPALVYVPMGKHVQVTALDLVTYSDADGGGTPSFSEWIMESIENISDKTLRRTLSHGVGYLHEDLTTYDQNIVSELFKADHIQVCVMSGSMCWEVPLSARLVVVMGTQYDDQENFHFEYPVTDLLQMMDHAGRHRSGVSGKCVIFCQASRKAFYMKFLKEALPVESRLHHYLHDYLNAEVVAGIIKKKQDVADYLKQTFLYQRLKQNPRYYNLQGDLSDYLSQLVTDTLRELEKRRLISIENGEDLLPLSCGRICSDYYIRYTTVEHFRRTLTSETKMKGLLEILAHASEYSQLSLLPGEEELIQRLINQQRFSIEIPNCRNPHVKANALLQAYFSRNEVGGNLSSDQRQVLLSASRLLPAMVWIIYRRGWLQLALLAMRVSQMVTQGMWEYDSMLLQLPHFTKEMVERCQHNEGKRINTVSDLVNMKKDERHALLETILEMTDNEMEDIERYCRHFPSNKLTKLKFRKNERAGEIITLEIEITTHRPVGAVDTPRFPKKTKEEGWWLVVGDTSTNSLLTIKEVPLQKKAKVELQFMNSAIAGQNLDLTLFLISDSRMGCDKEKSFTVA